Proteins from a single region of Thunnus maccoyii chromosome 23, fThuMac1.1, whole genome shotgun sequence:
- the trim24 gene encoding transcription intermediary factor 1-alpha isoform X8 yields MDESAENAANDDIVIIVENEAESLPAEEERLKQQGTFGLMDTCPICKLSFHNREPKLLPCLHSFCKRCLPAPFRSADPRRDSQGQVDNNKSLGAIRCPVCRQECWEMDVLDNFFVKDSAEVPSSTVEKTSQVCMSCEDNTEATGYCVECVEFLCVTCIEAHQRVKFTRDHTIRQKEEMSPGKAVGISTQKPVFCDIHKQEPLKLFCETCDRLTCRDCQLLKHKDHNYQFLEDAYRNHRQYLENMTQQLQEKRKAIEEVSSCISTGLQQVEENRKSVTNEIKKSICNLIMEINRKGKILVNQLEALTKDHELGLKKQQEDVNSLTRHLDHVIRFTKWATASHSGTALLYCKRLILFQIHYLMRASCSPSIVPQSSVRFQCRSGFWATNVDLGSLVVERGPGRPTVSNHQAGSRPEAPTGGLSVSAQQRQSTLAQLQMQQPHRQPPPNHWSWYQNVRLPGPPGPPPPTRPIHGGSSPSQCPTSMAQPGPGRRYGSSHPNPNPRSPTSSMLHNTGFTPPHSLRDLILSSSFPPKPMDVLQGTSRYPQPLSTGAATQTSLHQQRGLTESSNPFLKRGEASGSVPSITISIPKPSFAPSLASAAADKTSTLNHITVQGRQNSPMAKPSSSDRSTGTTSWKQTSEPPSAPSAKRRRRSSPGPVIVIKDEPEDEDEVRFVQSNLPDSSTGAQSKPRQQLKVCPQVPAPRSDLTPGKEQHPQPAAQQPESEKRAEPEEDPNEDWCAVCQNGGELLCCDKCPKVFHLSCHIPTLNESPSGEWFCSFCRDLISPEMVYDCDSKDEPGAERLPPVDRRRCERLLLRLFCNDFSTDFQQAASPSETRRYKELIKTPMDLSIVKRKLESKLKEGECYVSPEGFVADVRLIFLNCAKYYKATSEVGSAGLYLEDYFEEQLKLVYPDKIFPGGREEQMIPPLEDEIDEEEEQVMDEGMAPIEDDKPAGPAGKGIPPVEEDLAHPEEGTAPAEGEKPETEEKVADTSIKGTDQKVAAAEEGMPPAEEVKQDEKTPSEEVKSSPAADSKSTDRATASPPKEENLQLHTDKTAGPSESQAKETTPANTAKEKEG; encoded by the exons atggatgAAAGTGCTGAAAATGCTGCCAACGATGACATTGTCATCATCGTAGAAAACGAGGCGGAAAGTTTaccagcagaggaggagaggctgaAACAGCAAGGCACCTTCGGGCTCATGGACACTTGTCCCATTTGCAAGTTGAGCTTCCACAATAGGGAGCCCAAACTGCTGCCGTGTCTCCACTCCTTTTGCAAGAGGTGTCTGCCTGCCCCGTTCAGGAGTGCTGACCCGAGGCGTGACTCGCAAGGTCAAGTCGACAACAACAAATCAT TAGGTGCCATCCGATGTCCAGTTTGCAGACAGGAATGCTGGGAGATGGACGTGTTGGATAATTTCTTTGTCAAGGACTCTGCCGAGGTACCAAGCAGCACCGTAGAGAAAACCAGCCAG GTGTGCATGAGCTGTGAGGACAACACGGAGGCAACAGGTTACTGCGTGGAATGTGTGGAGTTTCTGTGTGTGACGTGTATTGAGGCGCATCAAAGGGTAAAGTTCACCAGGGATCACACCATACGCCAGAAAGAGGAGATGTCTCCAGGTA AAGCAGTAGGTATTTCCACGCAGAAGCCCGTGTTTTGTGACATCCATAAGCAGGAgccactgaagctgttctgtgAGACGTGTGACCGACTCACCTGTCGAGACTGTCAGCTGCTTAAACACAAGGATCACAA CTACCAGTTTTTGGAGGATGCATACAGGAATCACAGGCAGTATCTGGAAAACATGACGCAGCAGCtgcaagagaaaagaaaagccaTTGAGGAAGTTTCCAGCTGTATCAGCACTGG ACTCCAGCAAGTTGAAGAAAACCGGAAGTCTGTAACTAATGAAATAAAGAAGTCCATCTGTAACTTGATAATGGAGATCAACAGGAAGGGAAAGATCCTGGTTAACCAGCTTGAG GCTCTGACCAAAGACCATGAGTTGGGTTTGAAAAAGCAGCAAGAAGACGTCAACTCTCTGACCAGGCACCTAGACCATGTCATCAGATTTACCAAATGGGCCACAGCTAGCCATAGTGGAACAGCCCTCCTATACTGCAAGAGACTG ATTCTTTTCCAGATCCATTACCTGATGAGAGCTAGCTGTAGTCCCTCCATCGTTCCTCAGAGCTCTGTTCGCTTCCAGTGTCGCTCTGGGTTCTGGGCCACAAACGTAGATCTCG GTTCTCTGGTAGTAGAAAGGGGCCCAGGACGACCGACCGTCAGCAACCACCAGGCAGGTTCCAGACCAGAGGCGCCCACTGGAGGTCTGTCGGTCTCAGCTCAGCAGCGACAGAGCACGCTGGCTCAGCTCCAGATGCAG CAGCCCCACAGGCAGCCCCCTCCTAACCACTGGTCCTGGTACCAAAATGTCAGACTCCCAGGACCCCCGGGCCCTCCGCCTCCAACCAGACCCATCCACGGAGGGTCCTCCCCGTCCCAATGCCCCACCAGCATGGCACAGCCGGGACCGGGACGCAGGTACGGGAGTTCCcaccctaaccccaaccccagaAGCCCCACGTCCTCCATGCTTCACAACACCGGATTCACGCCTCCTCAC TCTCTGAGAGATCTGATCCTTAGCTCCAGCTTCCCTCCTAAACCCATGGATGTGTTGCAGGGTACGTCCCGTTACCCACAGCCTCTGTCCACCGGAGCAGCCACACAGACGTCACTGCACCAG cAGCGGGGCCTGACGGAGTCGTCTAACCCTTTCCTGAAGAGGGGTGAAGCTAGCGGATCTGTCCCCTCCATTACCATCTCCATCCCGAAACCCAGCTTCGCTCCAAGTCTGGCTTCAGCGGCCGCAGACAAAACGAGCACGCTCAATCACATAACAG TTCAAGGAAGGCAGAACTCACCCATGGCCAAACCGTCTTCTTCAGACAGAAGCACCGG GACGACTTCCTGGAAGCAGACATCTGAGCCACCATCTGCCCCCTCAGCCAAGCGACGAAGGAGGTCGTCCCCCGGGCCCGTTATCGTCATCAAGGACGAACCAGAGGATGAGGACGAAGTTCGTTTT GTGCAGTCCAACCTTCCAGACAGCAGCACCGGGGCTCAGTCCAAACCCCGTCAGCAGCTGAAAGTCTGTCCCCAAGTCCCAGCCCCTCGATCGGACCTCACCCCCGGGAAAGAGCAGCATCCTCAACCCGCAGCCCAGCAGCCGGAGTCTGAAAAGAGAGCGGAGCCGGAAGAAGATCCTAATGAGGACTGGTGCGCCGTCTGTCAGAACGGAGGGGAGCTGCTCTGTTGCGACAAGTGTCCCAAAGTTTTCCATCTGTCCTGCCACATCCCCACTCTGAACGAGTCCCCCAG CGGCGAATGGTTCTGTTCATTCTGCCGAGACCTCATCTCTCCTGAGATGGTGTACGACTGCGACAGCAAGGACGAACCCGGGGCTGAGAGATTGCCACCTGTTGACAGAAGG AGATGTGAGAGGCTGTTACTACGTCTGTTCTGTAATGACTTCAGCACCGACTTCCAGCAGGCTGCTTCTCCATCG GAGACAAGAAGGTACAAAGAGCTGATCAAGACCCCGATGGATTTATCAATAGTTAAGAGGAAGCTGGAGTCAAAGCTGAAGGAGGGTGAATGTTACGTCAGTCCTGAGGGGTTTGTCGCTGACGTCAGACTCATATTTCTCAACTGTGCAAAGTACTACAAG GCGACCTCAGAGGTGGGGAGTGCAGGCTTGTACTTGGAGGACTACTTTGAGGAACAACTGAAGCTTGTATACCCAGACAAGATTTTTCCCGGAGGAAGGGAAGAACAGATGATCCCTCCTTTAGAGGATGAGatagatgaagaggaggaacagGTGATGGACGAAGGTATGGCTCCCATAGAGGACGATAAACCAGCAGGTCCTGCGGGGAAAGGAATCCCCCCTGTAGAGGAGGACTTAGCTCATCCAGAAGAAGGAACAGCCCCGGCGGAGGGAGAAAAGCCAGAAACGGAGGAGAAGGTGGCCGATACGAGCATAAAGGGAACGGACCAAAAGGTAGCGGCCGCAGAGGAAGGCATGCCGCCTGCGGAGGAGGTAAAGCAGGATGAGAAAACTCCTTCAGAGGAGGTGAAAAGTTCTCCAGCTGCTGATAGCAAATCAACAGACAGGGCGACCGCCAGCCCCCCGAAAGAGGAGAACCTTCAGCTCCATACAGACAAGACTGCAGGTCCATCTGAAAGCCAGGCGAAGGAGACCACTCCTGCAAACACAGCCAAAGAAAAGGAGGGATAG
- the trim24 gene encoding transcription intermediary factor 1-alpha isoform X4, whose product MDESAENAANDDIVIIVENEAESLPAEEERLKQQGTFGLMDTCPICKLSFHNREPKLLPCLHSFCKRCLPAPFRSADPRRDSQGQVDNNKSCAIRCPVCRQECWEMDVLDNFFVKDSAEVPSSTVEKTSQVCMSCEDNTEATGYCVECVEFLCVTCIEAHQRVKFTRDHTIRQKEEMSPGKAVGISTQKPVFCDIHKQEPLKLFCETCDRLTCRDCQLLKHKDHNYQFLEDAYRNHRQYLENMTQQLQEKRKAIEEVSSCISTGLQQVEENRKSVTNEIKKSICNLIMEINRKGKILVNQLEALTKDHELGLKKQQEDVNSLTRHLDHVIRFTKWATASHSGTALLYCKRLILFQIHYLMRASCSPSIVPQSSVRFQCRSGFWATNVDLGSLVVERGPGRPTVSNHQAGSRPEAPTGGLSVSAQQRQSTLAQLQMQVEKLSQQPHRQPPPNHWSWYQNVRLPGPPGPPPPTRPIHGGSSPSQCPTSMAQPGPGRRYGSSHPNPNPRSPTSSMLHNTGFTPPHSLRDLILSSSFPPKPMDVLQGTSRYPQPLSTGAATQTSLHQQRGLTESSNPFLKRGEASGSVPSITISIPKPSFAPSLASAAADKTSTLNHITVQGRQNSPMAKPSSSDRSTGTTSWKQTSEPPSAPSAKRRRRSSPGPVIVIKDEPEDEDEVRFVQSNLPDSSTGAQSKPRQQLKVCPQVPAPRSDLTPGKEQHPQPAAQQPESEKRAEPEEDPNEDWCAVCQNGGELLCCDKCPKVFHLSCHIPTLNESPSGEWFCSFCRDLISPEMVYDCDSKDEPGAERLPPVDRRRCERLLLRLFCNDFSTDFQQAASPSETRRYKELIKTPMDLSIVKRKLESKLKEGECYVSPEGFVADVRLIFLNCAKYYKATSEVGSAGLYLEDYFEEQLKLVYPDKIFPGGREEQMIPPLEDEIDEEEEQVMDEGMAPIEDDKPAGPAGKGIPPVEEDLAHPEEGTAPAEGEKPETEEKVADTSIKGTDQKVAAAEEGMPPAEEVKQDEKTPSEEVKSSPAADSKSTDRATASPPKEENLQLHTDKTAGPSESQAKETTPANTAKEKEG is encoded by the exons atggatgAAAGTGCTGAAAATGCTGCCAACGATGACATTGTCATCATCGTAGAAAACGAGGCGGAAAGTTTaccagcagaggaggagaggctgaAACAGCAAGGCACCTTCGGGCTCATGGACACTTGTCCCATTTGCAAGTTGAGCTTCCACAATAGGGAGCCCAAACTGCTGCCGTGTCTCCACTCCTTTTGCAAGAGGTGTCTGCCTGCCCCGTTCAGGAGTGCTGACCCGAGGCGTGACTCGCAAGGTCAAGTCGACAACAACAAATCAT GTGCCATCCGATGTCCAGTTTGCAGACAGGAATGCTGGGAGATGGACGTGTTGGATAATTTCTTTGTCAAGGACTCTGCCGAGGTACCAAGCAGCACCGTAGAGAAAACCAGCCAG GTGTGCATGAGCTGTGAGGACAACACGGAGGCAACAGGTTACTGCGTGGAATGTGTGGAGTTTCTGTGTGTGACGTGTATTGAGGCGCATCAAAGGGTAAAGTTCACCAGGGATCACACCATACGCCAGAAAGAGGAGATGTCTCCAGGTA AAGCAGTAGGTATTTCCACGCAGAAGCCCGTGTTTTGTGACATCCATAAGCAGGAgccactgaagctgttctgtgAGACGTGTGACCGACTCACCTGTCGAGACTGTCAGCTGCTTAAACACAAGGATCACAA CTACCAGTTTTTGGAGGATGCATACAGGAATCACAGGCAGTATCTGGAAAACATGACGCAGCAGCtgcaagagaaaagaaaagccaTTGAGGAAGTTTCCAGCTGTATCAGCACTGG ACTCCAGCAAGTTGAAGAAAACCGGAAGTCTGTAACTAATGAAATAAAGAAGTCCATCTGTAACTTGATAATGGAGATCAACAGGAAGGGAAAGATCCTGGTTAACCAGCTTGAG GCTCTGACCAAAGACCATGAGTTGGGTTTGAAAAAGCAGCAAGAAGACGTCAACTCTCTGACCAGGCACCTAGACCATGTCATCAGATTTACCAAATGGGCCACAGCTAGCCATAGTGGAACAGCCCTCCTATACTGCAAGAGACTG ATTCTTTTCCAGATCCATTACCTGATGAGAGCTAGCTGTAGTCCCTCCATCGTTCCTCAGAGCTCTGTTCGCTTCCAGTGTCGCTCTGGGTTCTGGGCCACAAACGTAGATCTCG GTTCTCTGGTAGTAGAAAGGGGCCCAGGACGACCGACCGTCAGCAACCACCAGGCAGGTTCCAGACCAGAGGCGCCCACTGGAGGTCTGTCGGTCTCAGCTCAGCAGCGACAGAGCACGCTGGCTCAGCTCCAGATGCAG GTGGAAAAACTCTCCCAGCAGCCCCACAGGCAGCCCCCTCCTAACCACTGGTCCTGGTACCAAAATGTCAGACTCCCAGGACCCCCGGGCCCTCCGCCTCCAACCAGACCCATCCACGGAGGGTCCTCCCCGTCCCAATGCCCCACCAGCATGGCACAGCCGGGACCGGGACGCAGGTACGGGAGTTCCcaccctaaccccaaccccagaAGCCCCACGTCCTCCATGCTTCACAACACCGGATTCACGCCTCCTCAC TCTCTGAGAGATCTGATCCTTAGCTCCAGCTTCCCTCCTAAACCCATGGATGTGTTGCAGGGTACGTCCCGTTACCCACAGCCTCTGTCCACCGGAGCAGCCACACAGACGTCACTGCACCAG cAGCGGGGCCTGACGGAGTCGTCTAACCCTTTCCTGAAGAGGGGTGAAGCTAGCGGATCTGTCCCCTCCATTACCATCTCCATCCCGAAACCCAGCTTCGCTCCAAGTCTGGCTTCAGCGGCCGCAGACAAAACGAGCACGCTCAATCACATAACAG TTCAAGGAAGGCAGAACTCACCCATGGCCAAACCGTCTTCTTCAGACAGAAGCACCGG GACGACTTCCTGGAAGCAGACATCTGAGCCACCATCTGCCCCCTCAGCCAAGCGACGAAGGAGGTCGTCCCCCGGGCCCGTTATCGTCATCAAGGACGAACCAGAGGATGAGGACGAAGTTCGTTTT GTGCAGTCCAACCTTCCAGACAGCAGCACCGGGGCTCAGTCCAAACCCCGTCAGCAGCTGAAAGTCTGTCCCCAAGTCCCAGCCCCTCGATCGGACCTCACCCCCGGGAAAGAGCAGCATCCTCAACCCGCAGCCCAGCAGCCGGAGTCTGAAAAGAGAGCGGAGCCGGAAGAAGATCCTAATGAGGACTGGTGCGCCGTCTGTCAGAACGGAGGGGAGCTGCTCTGTTGCGACAAGTGTCCCAAAGTTTTCCATCTGTCCTGCCACATCCCCACTCTGAACGAGTCCCCCAG CGGCGAATGGTTCTGTTCATTCTGCCGAGACCTCATCTCTCCTGAGATGGTGTACGACTGCGACAGCAAGGACGAACCCGGGGCTGAGAGATTGCCACCTGTTGACAGAAGG AGATGTGAGAGGCTGTTACTACGTCTGTTCTGTAATGACTTCAGCACCGACTTCCAGCAGGCTGCTTCTCCATCG GAGACAAGAAGGTACAAAGAGCTGATCAAGACCCCGATGGATTTATCAATAGTTAAGAGGAAGCTGGAGTCAAAGCTGAAGGAGGGTGAATGTTACGTCAGTCCTGAGGGGTTTGTCGCTGACGTCAGACTCATATTTCTCAACTGTGCAAAGTACTACAAG GCGACCTCAGAGGTGGGGAGTGCAGGCTTGTACTTGGAGGACTACTTTGAGGAACAACTGAAGCTTGTATACCCAGACAAGATTTTTCCCGGAGGAAGGGAAGAACAGATGATCCCTCCTTTAGAGGATGAGatagatgaagaggaggaacagGTGATGGACGAAGGTATGGCTCCCATAGAGGACGATAAACCAGCAGGTCCTGCGGGGAAAGGAATCCCCCCTGTAGAGGAGGACTTAGCTCATCCAGAAGAAGGAACAGCCCCGGCGGAGGGAGAAAAGCCAGAAACGGAGGAGAAGGTGGCCGATACGAGCATAAAGGGAACGGACCAAAAGGTAGCGGCCGCAGAGGAAGGCATGCCGCCTGCGGAGGAGGTAAAGCAGGATGAGAAAACTCCTTCAGAGGAGGTGAAAAGTTCTCCAGCTGCTGATAGCAAATCAACAGACAGGGCGACCGCCAGCCCCCCGAAAGAGGAGAACCTTCAGCTCCATACAGACAAGACTGCAGGTCCATCTGAAAGCCAGGCGAAGGAGACCACTCCTGCAAACACAGCCAAAGAAAAGGAGGGATAG
- the trim24 gene encoding transcription intermediary factor 1-alpha isoform X7 — MDESAENAANDDIVIIVENEAESLPAEEERLKQQGTFGLMDTCPICKLSFHNREPKLLPCLHSFCKRCLPAPFRSADPRRDSQGQVDNNKSLGAIRCPVCRQECWEMDVLDNFFVKDSAEVPSSTVEKTSQVCMSCEDNTEATGYCVECVEFLCVTCIEAHQRVKFTRDHTIRQKEEMSPAVGISTQKPVFCDIHKQEPLKLFCETCDRLTCRDCQLLKHKDHNYQFLEDAYRNHRQYLENMTQQLQEKRKAIEEVSSCISTGLQQVEENRKSVTNEIKKSICNLIMEINRKGKILVNQLEALTKDHELGLKKQQEDVNSLTRHLDHVIRFTKWATASHSGTALLYCKRLILFQIHYLMRASCSPSIVPQSSVRFQCRSGFWATNVDLGSLVVERGPGRPTVSNHQAGSRPEAPTGGLSVSAQQRQSTLAQLQMQVEKLSQQPHRQPPPNHWSWYQNVRLPGPPGPPPPTRPIHGGSSPSQCPTSMAQPGPGRRYGSSHPNPNPRSPTSSMLHNTGFTPPHSLRDLILSSSFPPKPMDVLQGTSRYPQPLSTGAATQTSLHQQRGLTESSNPFLKRGEASGSVPSITISIPKPSFAPSLASAAADKTSTLNHITVQGRQNSPMAKPSSSDRSTGTTSWKQTSEPPSAPSAKRRRRSSPGPVIVIKDEPEDEDEVRFVQSNLPDSSTGAQSKPRQQLKVCPQVPAPRSDLTPGKEQHPQPAAQQPESEKRAEPEEDPNEDWCAVCQNGGELLCCDKCPKVFHLSCHIPTLNESPSGEWFCSFCRDLISPEMVYDCDSKDEPGAERLPPVDRRRCERLLLRLFCNDFSTDFQQAASPSETRRYKELIKTPMDLSIVKRKLESKLKEGECYVSPEGFVADVRLIFLNCAKYYKATSEVGSAGLYLEDYFEEQLKLVYPDKIFPGGREEQMIPPLEDEIDEEEEQVMDEGMAPIEDDKPAGPAGKGIPPVEEDLAHPEEGTAPAEGEKPETEEKVADTSIKGTDQKVAAAEEGMPPAEEVKQDEKTPSEEVKSSPAADSKSTDRATASPPKEENLQLHTDKTAGPSESQAKETTPANTAKEKEG, encoded by the exons atggatgAAAGTGCTGAAAATGCTGCCAACGATGACATTGTCATCATCGTAGAAAACGAGGCGGAAAGTTTaccagcagaggaggagaggctgaAACAGCAAGGCACCTTCGGGCTCATGGACACTTGTCCCATTTGCAAGTTGAGCTTCCACAATAGGGAGCCCAAACTGCTGCCGTGTCTCCACTCCTTTTGCAAGAGGTGTCTGCCTGCCCCGTTCAGGAGTGCTGACCCGAGGCGTGACTCGCAAGGTCAAGTCGACAACAACAAATCAT TAGGTGCCATCCGATGTCCAGTTTGCAGACAGGAATGCTGGGAGATGGACGTGTTGGATAATTTCTTTGTCAAGGACTCTGCCGAGGTACCAAGCAGCACCGTAGAGAAAACCAGCCAG GTGTGCATGAGCTGTGAGGACAACACGGAGGCAACAGGTTACTGCGTGGAATGTGTGGAGTTTCTGTGTGTGACGTGTATTGAGGCGCATCAAAGGGTAAAGTTCACCAGGGATCACACCATACGCCAGAAAGAGGAGATGTCTCCAG CAGTAGGTATTTCCACGCAGAAGCCCGTGTTTTGTGACATCCATAAGCAGGAgccactgaagctgttctgtgAGACGTGTGACCGACTCACCTGTCGAGACTGTCAGCTGCTTAAACACAAGGATCACAA CTACCAGTTTTTGGAGGATGCATACAGGAATCACAGGCAGTATCTGGAAAACATGACGCAGCAGCtgcaagagaaaagaaaagccaTTGAGGAAGTTTCCAGCTGTATCAGCACTGG ACTCCAGCAAGTTGAAGAAAACCGGAAGTCTGTAACTAATGAAATAAAGAAGTCCATCTGTAACTTGATAATGGAGATCAACAGGAAGGGAAAGATCCTGGTTAACCAGCTTGAG GCTCTGACCAAAGACCATGAGTTGGGTTTGAAAAAGCAGCAAGAAGACGTCAACTCTCTGACCAGGCACCTAGACCATGTCATCAGATTTACCAAATGGGCCACAGCTAGCCATAGTGGAACAGCCCTCCTATACTGCAAGAGACTG ATTCTTTTCCAGATCCATTACCTGATGAGAGCTAGCTGTAGTCCCTCCATCGTTCCTCAGAGCTCTGTTCGCTTCCAGTGTCGCTCTGGGTTCTGGGCCACAAACGTAGATCTCG GTTCTCTGGTAGTAGAAAGGGGCCCAGGACGACCGACCGTCAGCAACCACCAGGCAGGTTCCAGACCAGAGGCGCCCACTGGAGGTCTGTCGGTCTCAGCTCAGCAGCGACAGAGCACGCTGGCTCAGCTCCAGATGCAG GTGGAAAAACTCTCCCAGCAGCCCCACAGGCAGCCCCCTCCTAACCACTGGTCCTGGTACCAAAATGTCAGACTCCCAGGACCCCCGGGCCCTCCGCCTCCAACCAGACCCATCCACGGAGGGTCCTCCCCGTCCCAATGCCCCACCAGCATGGCACAGCCGGGACCGGGACGCAGGTACGGGAGTTCCcaccctaaccccaaccccagaAGCCCCACGTCCTCCATGCTTCACAACACCGGATTCACGCCTCCTCAC TCTCTGAGAGATCTGATCCTTAGCTCCAGCTTCCCTCCTAAACCCATGGATGTGTTGCAGGGTACGTCCCGTTACCCACAGCCTCTGTCCACCGGAGCAGCCACACAGACGTCACTGCACCAG cAGCGGGGCCTGACGGAGTCGTCTAACCCTTTCCTGAAGAGGGGTGAAGCTAGCGGATCTGTCCCCTCCATTACCATCTCCATCCCGAAACCCAGCTTCGCTCCAAGTCTGGCTTCAGCGGCCGCAGACAAAACGAGCACGCTCAATCACATAACAG TTCAAGGAAGGCAGAACTCACCCATGGCCAAACCGTCTTCTTCAGACAGAAGCACCGG GACGACTTCCTGGAAGCAGACATCTGAGCCACCATCTGCCCCCTCAGCCAAGCGACGAAGGAGGTCGTCCCCCGGGCCCGTTATCGTCATCAAGGACGAACCAGAGGATGAGGACGAAGTTCGTTTT GTGCAGTCCAACCTTCCAGACAGCAGCACCGGGGCTCAGTCCAAACCCCGTCAGCAGCTGAAAGTCTGTCCCCAAGTCCCAGCCCCTCGATCGGACCTCACCCCCGGGAAAGAGCAGCATCCTCAACCCGCAGCCCAGCAGCCGGAGTCTGAAAAGAGAGCGGAGCCGGAAGAAGATCCTAATGAGGACTGGTGCGCCGTCTGTCAGAACGGAGGGGAGCTGCTCTGTTGCGACAAGTGTCCCAAAGTTTTCCATCTGTCCTGCCACATCCCCACTCTGAACGAGTCCCCCAG CGGCGAATGGTTCTGTTCATTCTGCCGAGACCTCATCTCTCCTGAGATGGTGTACGACTGCGACAGCAAGGACGAACCCGGGGCTGAGAGATTGCCACCTGTTGACAGAAGG AGATGTGAGAGGCTGTTACTACGTCTGTTCTGTAATGACTTCAGCACCGACTTCCAGCAGGCTGCTTCTCCATCG GAGACAAGAAGGTACAAAGAGCTGATCAAGACCCCGATGGATTTATCAATAGTTAAGAGGAAGCTGGAGTCAAAGCTGAAGGAGGGTGAATGTTACGTCAGTCCTGAGGGGTTTGTCGCTGACGTCAGACTCATATTTCTCAACTGTGCAAAGTACTACAAG GCGACCTCAGAGGTGGGGAGTGCAGGCTTGTACTTGGAGGACTACTTTGAGGAACAACTGAAGCTTGTATACCCAGACAAGATTTTTCCCGGAGGAAGGGAAGAACAGATGATCCCTCCTTTAGAGGATGAGatagatgaagaggaggaacagGTGATGGACGAAGGTATGGCTCCCATAGAGGACGATAAACCAGCAGGTCCTGCGGGGAAAGGAATCCCCCCTGTAGAGGAGGACTTAGCTCATCCAGAAGAAGGAACAGCCCCGGCGGAGGGAGAAAAGCCAGAAACGGAGGAGAAGGTGGCCGATACGAGCATAAAGGGAACGGACCAAAAGGTAGCGGCCGCAGAGGAAGGCATGCCGCCTGCGGAGGAGGTAAAGCAGGATGAGAAAACTCCTTCAGAGGAGGTGAAAAGTTCTCCAGCTGCTGATAGCAAATCAACAGACAGGGCGACCGCCAGCCCCCCGAAAGAGGAGAACCTTCAGCTCCATACAGACAAGACTGCAGGTCCATCTGAAAGCCAGGCGAAGGAGACCACTCCTGCAAACACAGCCAAAGAAAAGGAGGGATAG